A genomic region of Mycobacterium senriense contains the following coding sequences:
- the sufB gene encoding Fe-S cluster assembly protein SufB, with protein sequence MTLTPEASKTATAPLTQEEAIASLGRYGYGWSDSDVAGASAQRGLSEAVVRDISAKKNEPEWMLQTRLKALRIFDRKPMPGWGSNLQGIDFDNIKYFVRSSEKQAATWDDLPADIKNTYDRLGIPEAEKQRLVSGVAAQYESEVVYHSIREDLEKQGVIFQDTDTALREHPEIFREYFGTVIPAGDNKFSALNTAVWSGGSFIYVPKGVHVDIPLQAYFRINTENMGQFERTLIIADEGSYVHYVEGCTAPIYKSDSLHSAVVEIIVKPNARVRYTTIQNWSGNVYNLVTKRARAEAGATMEWVDGNIGSKVTMKYPAVWMTGEHATGEVLSVAFAGEDQHQDTGAKMLHLAPNTSSNIVSKSVARGGGRTSYRGLVQVNKGAHGSRSSVKCDALLVDAISRSDTYPYVDIREDDVTMGHEATVSKVSENQLFYLMSRGLTEDEAMAMVVRGFVEPIAKELPMEYALELNRLIELQMEGAVG encoded by the coding sequence ATGACACTCACACCCGAGGCCAGCAAGACGGCTACCGCGCCGCTGACCCAGGAAGAGGCGATCGCCTCCCTGGGGCGGTACGGCTACGGCTGGTCGGACTCCGACGTCGCCGGGGCCAGCGCCCAGCGCGGCCTGTCCGAGGCCGTCGTCCGCGACATCTCGGCGAAGAAGAACGAGCCCGAGTGGATGCTGCAGACCCGGCTGAAGGCGCTGCGCATCTTCGACCGCAAGCCGATGCCGGGGTGGGGCTCGAACCTGCAGGGCATCGACTTCGACAACATCAAGTACTTCGTGCGCTCCAGCGAGAAGCAGGCGGCGACGTGGGACGACCTGCCCGCGGACATCAAGAACACCTACGACAGGCTGGGCATCCCGGAAGCCGAGAAGCAGCGGCTGGTCTCCGGCGTCGCGGCTCAGTACGAGTCGGAGGTCGTCTACCACTCCATCCGTGAGGACCTGGAAAAGCAGGGCGTCATCTTCCAGGACACCGACACGGCGCTGCGCGAGCACCCCGAGATCTTCCGGGAGTACTTCGGCACCGTGATCCCGGCCGGGGACAACAAGTTCTCCGCGCTGAACACCGCGGTGTGGAGCGGCGGCTCGTTCATCTACGTCCCGAAGGGCGTGCACGTCGACATCCCGCTGCAGGCCTACTTCCGGATCAACACCGAGAACATGGGTCAGTTCGAGCGGACGCTGATCATCGCCGACGAGGGCTCCTACGTGCACTACGTCGAGGGCTGCACCGCGCCGATCTACAAGTCGGATTCGCTGCACTCCGCGGTGGTCGAGATCATCGTGAAACCCAATGCGCGCGTTCGCTACACGACGATCCAGAACTGGTCCGGCAACGTCTACAACCTGGTCACCAAGCGGGCCCGGGCCGAGGCCGGCGCCACCATGGAGTGGGTCGACGGCAACATCGGGTCGAAGGTCACCATGAAGTACCCGGCGGTCTGGATGACCGGCGAGCACGCCACGGGCGAGGTGCTCTCGGTCGCCTTCGCCGGCGAGGACCAGCACCAGGACACCGGCGCGAAGATGCTGCACCTGGCGCCGAACACGTCGAGCAACATCGTGTCCAAGTCCGTGGCGCGCGGCGGCGGCCGCACCTCCTACCGCGGCCTGGTGCAGGTGAACAAGGGCGCGCACGGATCGCGGTCCAGCGTGAAATGTGATGCGCTGCTGGTGGATGCGATCAGCCGCAGCGACACCTACCCCTACGTCGACATCCGCGAGGACGACGTCACCATGGGCCACGAGGCCACCGTGTCGAAGGTCAGCGAGAACCAGCTGTTCTACCTGATGAGCCGTGGCCTGACCGAGGACGAGGCGATGGCCATGGTGGTGCGCGGCTTCGTCGAGCCGATCGCCAAAGAGCTGCCGATGGAGTACGCGCTCGAGCTCAACCGGCTGATCGAGTTGCAGATGGAGGGCGCTGTCGGATGA
- a CDS encoding helix-turn-helix transcriptional regulator: MLDRSPELRHTGVVKIRTSLDGAADAGTGAADVGAPVPDGHTRRAIVRLLVESGSITAAEIGDRLGLTAAGVRRHLDALIEAGDAESTAAAAWQQVGRGRPAKRYRLTAAGRAKLDHAYDDLAAAAMRQLREIGGEEAVQAFARQRIDAILADVPGADSAADTDVEAAADRIATALTKAGYVTTTTQVGGPIHGVQICQHHCPVSHVAEEFPELCDAEQQAMAEVLGTHVQRLATIVNGDCACTTHVPLTQAPSLRHDTTSTKGASR; this comes from the coding sequence TTGCTAGACCGATCCCCGGAATTGCGTCACACTGGTGTTGTGAAAATCCGAACCAGCCTCGATGGGGCCGCTGACGCCGGTACCGGCGCGGCGGACGTCGGCGCGCCGGTGCCGGATGGTCACACCCGCCGCGCGATCGTGCGCCTGCTGGTGGAATCCGGATCGATCACCGCCGCCGAGATCGGTGACCGGCTGGGTTTGACGGCCGCCGGTGTGCGACGCCACCTCGACGCCCTGATCGAGGCCGGTGACGCCGAGTCCACCGCGGCCGCGGCGTGGCAGCAGGTGGGACGCGGACGACCCGCCAAGCGCTACCGGCTGACGGCGGCCGGGCGGGCCAAGCTCGACCACGCTTACGACGACCTGGCGGCGGCGGCCATGCGGCAACTCCGGGAGATCGGTGGTGAAGAGGCGGTGCAGGCTTTCGCCCGGCAGCGCATCGACGCCATCCTGGCCGACGTTCCCGGAGCGGACAGCGCGGCGGACACCGACGTCGAGGCGGCCGCCGACCGGATCGCCACCGCGTTGACCAAGGCCGGCTATGTCACCACCACCACGCAGGTCGGCGGGCCGATCCACGGCGTGCAGATCTGCCAGCACCACTGCCCGGTGTCGCACGTCGCCGAGGAATTCCCCGAGCTGTGCGACGCCGAACAGCAGGCCATGGCCGAGGTATTGGGCACCCACGTCCAGCGGTTGGCGACCATCGTCAACGGCGACTGCGCCTGCACCACGCACGTACCCCTGACTCAGGCGCCCAGCCTGCGCCACGACACCACGAGCACCAAAGGAGCGTCTCGATGA
- the mptB gene encoding polyprenol phosphomannose-dependent alpha 1,6 mannosyltransferase MptB, which yields MAARHHTLSSSIASLHGDEQAVGSPLNDTELTALRRTRLFGAAGTVVMAIGALGAGARPVVQDPTFGVRLLNLPSRIQTVSLTMTTTGAVMMALAWLMLGRFALGNRRMSRGDLDRTLLLWVLPLLIAPPMYSKDVYSYLAQSQISLEGLDPYRVGPASGLGLSHIFTLSVPTLWRETPAPYGPLFLWIGRGISAITGENIVAAVLCHRLVELLGVGLIVWATPRLARRCGVAEVSALWLGAANPLLIMHLVAGAHNEALMLGLMLAGAEFALRGIDAPRLLPVSWKRLGPDWEPLGMLVAGSVLIVLSSQVKLPSLLALGFVTMALAYRCGGTLRALLLTGGGMAALSLAVMALVGWASGLGFGWIYTLGTANVVRSWMSPPTLLALGTGQVGILLGLGDHTTAVLGLTRAIGVLIITVMVAWLLLAVFRGRLHPIGGLGVALGITVLLFPVVQPWYLLWAIIPLAAWATRTGFRVAAIVISLVVGIFGPTANGDRFALFQIIDATLASTVIVVALIAATYTRLPWRRAPGQDTESSGEPVDDTAATPATPPTPRPAPAHDAYADST from the coding sequence ATGGCAGCCCGCCACCACACGCTGAGCTCATCGATCGCGAGTCTGCACGGCGACGAGCAAGCGGTGGGTTCGCCGCTGAACGATACCGAGCTCACCGCGCTGCGCCGCACCCGCCTGTTCGGTGCGGCCGGCACGGTGGTGATGGCGATCGGCGCGCTCGGCGCGGGTGCCCGGCCCGTCGTGCAGGACCCGACGTTCGGCGTGCGGCTGCTCAACCTGCCGTCGCGCATCCAGACCGTGTCGTTGACCATGACGACCACCGGTGCGGTCATGATGGCGCTGGCATGGTTGATGCTCGGCCGGTTCGCGCTGGGAAACCGGCGGATGTCGCGCGGCGACCTGGACCGCACCCTGCTGCTGTGGGTGTTGCCGTTGTTGATCGCCCCGCCGATGTACAGCAAGGACGTCTACTCCTATCTGGCGCAGAGCCAGATCTCGCTGGAGGGGCTGGACCCTTACCGGGTGGGCCCTGCGTCGGGCCTGGGGCTGTCCCACATCTTCACGCTCTCGGTGCCGACGCTGTGGCGCGAGACGCCCGCACCCTACGGGCCGCTGTTCTTATGGATCGGGCGCGGCATCTCCGCGATCACCGGGGAGAACATCGTCGCCGCGGTGCTGTGCCACCGGCTGGTGGAGCTGCTGGGCGTGGGACTGATCGTCTGGGCGACACCGCGGCTGGCCCGGCGCTGCGGCGTCGCCGAGGTCAGCGCGCTGTGGCTGGGGGCGGCCAACCCGCTGCTGATCATGCATCTGGTGGCCGGCGCGCACAACGAGGCGCTGATGCTGGGCCTGATGCTGGCCGGCGCCGAATTCGCGTTGCGCGGCATCGACGCGCCGCGGTTGCTGCCGGTGTCGTGGAAGCGGTTGGGTCCGGACTGGGAACCGCTGGGGATGCTGGTCGCCGGTTCCGTGCTGATCGTGTTGTCGTCGCAGGTCAAGCTGCCGTCGCTGCTGGCGCTGGGCTTCGTCACGATGGCGCTGGCCTACCGCTGCGGCGGCACCCTGCGCGCCCTGCTGCTGACCGGCGGCGGCATGGCGGCGTTGTCGCTGGCGGTGATGGCGCTGGTGGGCTGGGCCAGCGGCCTGGGATTCGGCTGGATTTATACGCTGGGCACCGCCAACGTGGTGCGCAGCTGGATGTCGCCGCCGACGCTGCTGGCGCTTGGCACCGGACAGGTCGGCATCCTGCTGGGCCTGGGTGATCACACCACCGCGGTGCTGGGGCTGACCCGTGCGATCGGCGTGCTGATCATCACGGTCATGGTGGCCTGGCTGCTGCTGGCCGTCTTCCGCGGCCGGCTGCACCCGATCGGCGGGCTGGGCGTCGCGCTGGGCATCACGGTGCTGCTGTTCCCGGTGGTGCAGCCCTGGTATCTGCTGTGGGCCATCATCCCGCTGGCCGCCTGGGCGACCCGGACCGGCTTCCGGGTGGCGGCCATCGTCATCAGCCTGGTCGTCGGGATCTTCGGCCCGACGGCCAACGGCGACCGGTTCGCGCTGTTCCAGATCATCGACGCGACCCTGGCCAGCACAGTCATCGTCGTCGCGCTCATCGCGGCGACCTACACCCGCCTGCCGTGGCGCCGCGCCCCGGGCCAGGACACCGAATCCAGCGGCGAACCGGTCGACGACACGGCGGCAACGCCGGCGACTCCGCCGACCCCCCGCCCGGCGCCGGCACATGACGCCTACGCTGATTCCACGTGA
- a CDS encoding ABC transporter ATP-binding protein has protein sequence MSSAFPARESRESPDAVVRLRGVTKKYGSGATAVEAVSNLDLEVYAAEVLALLGPNGAGKTTTVEMCEGFVRPDAGTIEVLGLDPIADNARLRARIGVMLQGGGGYPAARAGEMLNLVAAYAADPLDPAWLLDTLGLTDAARTTYRRLSGGQQQRLALACALVGRPELVFLDEPTAGMDAHARLLVWELIDALRRDGVTVVLTTHQLKEAEELADRLVIIDHGATVASGTPTELMRSGAKDQLRFSAPPRLDLSLLSAALPEDYKATEVTPGEYLVEGHVDPQVLATVTSWCARIDVLATDMRVEQRSLEDVFLDLTGRKLRP, from the coding sequence GTGAGCTCGGCCTTTCCCGCCCGCGAATCGCGCGAATCCCCTGACGCAGTGGTGCGGCTGCGTGGGGTCACCAAGAAATACGGATCCGGCGCGACGGCCGTCGAGGCCGTCTCCAATCTCGATCTCGAGGTGTACGCCGCCGAGGTGCTGGCCCTGCTCGGCCCCAACGGCGCCGGCAAGACGACCACGGTCGAGATGTGCGAGGGCTTCGTGCGCCCGGACGCCGGCACCATCGAGGTGCTCGGCCTGGACCCGATCGCCGACAATGCCCGGCTGCGGGCGCGGATCGGGGTCATGCTGCAGGGCGGTGGCGGCTACCCCGCGGCCCGGGCCGGCGAGATGCTCAACCTGGTGGCCGCCTACGCCGCCGACCCGCTGGACCCGGCCTGGCTGCTGGACACGCTGGGCCTCACCGACGCCGCCCGCACCACCTACCGGCGGCTCTCCGGCGGCCAGCAGCAGCGGCTGGCACTGGCGTGTGCGCTGGTCGGCCGCCCCGAACTGGTGTTTCTTGACGAGCCGACGGCGGGCATGGACGCGCACGCCCGGCTGCTGGTCTGGGAACTGATCGACGCGCTGCGCCGCGACGGCGTGACGGTGGTGCTGACCACCCACCAGCTCAAGGAGGCCGAGGAGCTCGCCGACCGGCTGGTGATCATCGACCACGGGGCGACGGTGGCCTCCGGCACGCCAACGGAACTGATGCGCAGCGGGGCCAAGGACCAGCTGCGGTTCAGCGCGCCGCCGCGCCTCGATCTGTCGTTGCTGTCCGCCGCCCTGCCGGAGGACTACAAGGCCACCGAGGTGACGCCGGGCGAGTACCTGGTCGAGGGACACGTCGACCCCCAAGTGCTGGCCACCGTCACGTCCTGGTGCGCACGGATCGACGTGCTGGCCACCGACATGCGCGTCGAGCAACGCAGCCTCGAGGATGTGTTCCTCGACCTCACCGGCAGGAAGTTACGGCCTTGA